One part of the Streptomyces ferrugineus genome encodes these proteins:
- the rfbB gene encoding dTDP-glucose 4,6-dehydratase, with product MTTKILVTGGAGFIGSHYVRTLLGPRGDGSVRVTVLDSLTYAGNPANLDPVRGDARFAFVRGDICDAPLVDALVADHDQIVHFAAESHVDRSVLGSAAFVRTNVVGTHTLLEAALRHAPRTFVHISTDEVYGSVEVGTSTETDPLRPSSPYSATKASSDLLALSYHRTHGLDVRVTRCSNNYGTHQYPEKVIPRFVTTLLDGGRVPLYGDGGNTRNWLHVEDHVDAVELVRNGGSPGEIYNIGGGTDLSNKELTALLLDAVGVGWDSVEFVADRKGHDRRYAVDHQKIAALLGYRPRRDFRTSLSETVAWYRANRSWWDPRVTSRPQPL from the coding sequence ATGACCACGAAGATCCTGGTGACCGGAGGCGCCGGCTTCATCGGATCGCACTACGTCCGCACACTGCTCGGTCCGCGCGGCGACGGCTCCGTCCGGGTCACGGTGCTGGACAGCCTGACGTACGCGGGAAATCCGGCCAATCTCGATCCCGTCCGCGGCGACGCGCGGTTCGCGTTCGTCCGCGGTGACATCTGCGACGCCCCGCTCGTCGACGCCCTGGTCGCCGACCACGACCAGATCGTCCACTTCGCGGCCGAGTCGCACGTCGACCGCTCGGTGCTCGGCTCGGCGGCGTTCGTGCGGACGAACGTGGTGGGCACCCACACGCTGCTGGAGGCGGCGCTGCGGCACGCCCCCAGGACCTTCGTCCACATCTCCACGGACGAGGTGTACGGCTCCGTCGAGGTCGGCACCAGCACCGAGACCGATCCGCTGCGGCCCAGCTCCCCGTACTCGGCCACCAAGGCGTCGAGCGACCTGCTGGCGCTGTCGTACCACCGGACACACGGTCTGGACGTACGGGTCACCCGTTGCTCGAACAACTACGGCACCCACCAGTACCCGGAGAAGGTCATTCCGCGCTTCGTGACCACGCTGCTGGACGGCGGCCGGGTACCGCTCTACGGCGACGGCGGCAACACGCGCAACTGGCTGCACGTCGAGGACCACGTCGACGCGGTGGAACTGGTCAGGAACGGCGGCTCCCCCGGCGAGATCTACAACATCGGCGGCGGCACGGACCTGTCCAACAAGGAGCTGACCGCCCTGCTGCTCGACGCGGTGGGCGTCGGCTGGGACTCCGTGGAGTTCGTGGCGGACCGCAAGGGGCACGACCGCCGGTACGCCGTGGACCACCAGAAGATCGCCGCACTGCTCGGCTACCGGCCGCGCCGGGACTTCCGCACCTCCCTGTCCGAGACCGTGGCCTGGTACCGCGCCAACCGCTCCTGGTGGGACCCCCGGGTCACCTCGCGGCCCCAGCCCCTGTGA
- a CDS encoding SRPBCC family protein — MPEQQTIPDVRKSVTVAATPEHCFAVFTERPMDWWPPSHVLLKKERAGLAFEPGVGGHYYEWDVEGNRIDWGRVLAWEPGRRLVMTWRIDANWQSVPDDERASRIEVEFIRVDDTHTRVELAHVALERHGEGADRIFRALDGPSPGETLELFAKAI; from the coding sequence GTGCCCGAGCAGCAGACGATCCCCGATGTGAGGAAGTCGGTGACCGTGGCGGCCACGCCCGAGCACTGCTTCGCGGTGTTCACCGAACGCCCCATGGACTGGTGGCCGCCGAGCCACGTACTGCTGAAGAAGGAGCGGGCCGGCCTGGCCTTCGAGCCGGGCGTGGGCGGCCACTACTACGAGTGGGACGTCGAGGGGAACCGCATCGACTGGGGCAGGGTCCTGGCGTGGGAGCCGGGCCGGCGGCTCGTCATGACCTGGCGGATCGACGCCAACTGGCAGTCCGTCCCGGACGATGAGCGGGCCAGCCGGATCGAGGTCGAGTTCATCCGCGTCGACGACACCCACACCCGCGTCGAGCTCGCGCACGTGGCCCTGGAACGCCACGGCGAGGGAGCCGACCGCATCTTCCGCGCCCTGGACGGGCCGAGCCCCGGCGAGACGCTGGAGCTGTTCGCCAAGGCGATCTGA
- a CDS encoding MFS transporter, translated as MTEPARPTAPVPRAGRREWTGLAVLALPTLLISMDVTVLYLAVPQLSADLAPSSSQLLWILDVYGFLVAGFLIAMGVLGDRIGRRRLLLAGAAAFGAASLVAAWSTSAEMLIANRALLGIAGATLMPSTLALIRNMFQDPRQRTGAIAVWMSSFTVGMTLGPLVGGALLQHFWWGSVFLLGVPPMVLLLAVGPLLLPEYRDPEPGRLDLSSVALSVAAMIALVYGVKELAKDGVAPVPALVLTAGLVLGYVFVRRQRRLTDPLLDLRLFADRAFSASLLTLTLSLFAMSGLFFFLSQYMQLVLGLSPFEAGLWTLPQTAAMLAAAAMTPPLVKRSRPAYVMGGGLVVAAVGFLMFTLLDGSDDLGLMAAGTVVFALGISPMSILGVDMIVGAAPPERAGAASALSETNQEFGMAIGVAVLGSVGTAVYRTQLADAMPAGVPEAVSETARDTLGAALGAAGALPAETGSALVAAARAAFVDGLHVNAVIGAVLVVLAAVLVVLMLRDIEPIDPETAEAAAGGEGSPGRPADAADATPSTPTVPTARPSDVPA; from the coding sequence ATGACCGAACCCGCCCGGCCCACCGCCCCCGTCCCCAGGGCGGGCAGGCGGGAGTGGACCGGACTCGCCGTCCTGGCGCTGCCCACCCTGCTGATCTCGATGGACGTCACGGTCCTCTACCTGGCGGTCCCGCAGCTCAGCGCCGACCTGGCCCCCAGCAGCTCCCAACTGCTGTGGATCCTCGACGTCTACGGCTTCCTCGTCGCGGGCTTCCTGATCGCCATGGGCGTGCTGGGCGACCGGATCGGACGCCGGCGCCTGCTGCTGGCCGGCGCCGCCGCGTTCGGCGCCGCGTCCCTGGTCGCCGCCTGGTCGACGAGCGCGGAGATGCTCATCGCCAACCGGGCCCTGCTGGGCATCGCCGGAGCGACGCTGATGCCCTCCACGCTGGCCCTGATCCGCAACATGTTCCAGGACCCGCGCCAGCGCACCGGCGCCATCGCCGTGTGGATGTCCAGCTTCACGGTCGGCATGACGCTGGGGCCGCTCGTCGGAGGCGCCCTGCTGCAGCACTTCTGGTGGGGCTCGGTGTTCCTGCTCGGAGTGCCGCCCATGGTGCTCCTGCTGGCGGTGGGCCCGCTGCTGCTGCCCGAGTACCGCGACCCGGAGCCGGGCCGGCTGGACCTGAGCAGCGTGGCGCTGTCGGTGGCCGCGATGATCGCGCTGGTGTACGGCGTCAAGGAGCTGGCCAAGGACGGCGTCGCCCCCGTGCCCGCGCTCGTCCTGACGGCGGGGCTGGTGCTCGGGTACGTCTTCGTGCGGCGGCAGCGGCGGTTGACCGACCCGCTGCTGGACCTGCGGCTCTTCGCCGACCGGGCGTTCAGCGCCTCACTGCTGACGCTGACGCTCTCGCTGTTCGCGATGTCCGGCCTGTTCTTCTTCCTCTCCCAGTACATGCAACTCGTCCTGGGCCTCTCGCCGTTCGAGGCGGGGCTGTGGACGCTGCCGCAGACGGCGGCGATGCTCGCCGCGGCGGCCATGACCCCGCCCCTGGTCAAGCGGTCCCGCCCGGCCTACGTCATGGGCGGCGGCCTGGTGGTCGCGGCGGTGGGCTTCTTGATGTTCACCCTGCTGGACGGTTCCGACGACCTGGGTCTCATGGCCGCCGGGACCGTCGTCTTCGCCCTGGGCATCAGCCCCATGTCGATCCTGGGTGTGGACATGATCGTGGGTGCGGCGCCGCCCGAGCGGGCCGGTGCCGCATCCGCGCTCTCCGAGACCAACCAGGAGTTCGGGATGGCCATCGGCGTCGCCGTGCTCGGCAGCGTCGGTACGGCCGTCTACCGGACGCAGCTCGCGGACGCCATGCCGGCCGGGGTGCCCGAGGCGGTCTCGGAGACCGCGCGGGACACCCTGGGAGCGGCGCTCGGCGCGGCGGGTGCCCTGCCGGCGGAGACGGGCTCCGCCCTGGTCGCCGCCGCGCGGGCGGCCTTCGTGGACGGGCTGCACGTCAACGCGGTCATCGGCGCGGTGCTGGTGGTCCTGGCGGCCGTACTGGTCGTGCTGATGCTCCGGGACATCGAGCCCATCGACCCGGAGACCGCGGAGGCGGCAGCGGGTGGCGAGGGCTCCCCGGGTAGGCCTGCGGATGCCGCCGACGCGACGCCGTCGACGCCGACCGTCCCGACGGCACGACCATCGGACGTCCCCGCCTGA
- a CDS encoding NDP-hexose 2,3-dehydratase family protein, with amino-acid sequence MSTAVHPGPAVPGVPGVSGTSGVSGGSLPGPPFPDTGPALAQRLARSAAATGSGAFLRTDEISDWFEERRNAHHFAVRRIPFADLRGWSFRPGTGNLGHDSGRFFTVEGLRVGVDGGPYRSWRQPIIHQPEVGVLGILAKEFDGVLHFLMQAKMEPGNPNLLQLSPTVQATRSNYLKVHGGADVPYLDRFLEPERTGGRVLCDALQSEHGAWFFRKSNRNMIVEVFDDIAPHDDFRWLTLGQIGELLRRENLVNMDARSVLAGAPVTHPEDLADRGAVRSDTHLLSWFAAERSAYVLAERVPLDGLDGWRRGPWHLERHDGRFFRVMAVAVEAGSREVTGWTQPLIEPVGRGVAAFVVRRFHGVPHVLVQARAEAGLCHGVELAPTVQCVPENHAQLSVADRPPFLDVVLGATPDRIAYEAVLSEEGGRFLDAESRYLIVEAPADDDRRPVPDVPPPGYQWATPAQLGSLARHGYYLNVQARTLLSVIGSGAAGPALNPRSPYGGTS; translated from the coding sequence ATGTCCACCGCCGTCCACCCGGGGCCCGCCGTCCCGGGCGTCCCGGGAGTGTCCGGGACTTCCGGGGTTTCCGGGGGAAGTCTGCCGGGCCCGCCGTTCCCCGACACCGGGCCGGCCCTGGCCCAGCGCCTCGCCCGGTCCGCCGCCGCCACCGGATCGGGCGCCTTCCTGCGGACCGACGAGATCTCCGACTGGTTCGAAGAGCGCAGAAACGCCCACCACTTCGCCGTCCGGCGCATCCCCTTCGCCGACCTGCGCGGCTGGTCCTTCCGGCCCGGCACCGGCAACCTCGGCCACGACAGTGGCCGGTTCTTCACCGTCGAGGGGCTGCGCGTCGGGGTCGACGGCGGGCCCTACCGCAGCTGGCGGCAGCCGATCATCCACCAGCCCGAGGTCGGCGTCCTCGGCATCCTGGCCAAGGAGTTCGACGGCGTCCTGCACTTCCTGATGCAGGCCAAGATGGAGCCCGGCAACCCGAACCTGCTGCAGCTGTCGCCGACCGTCCAGGCCACCCGCAGCAACTACCTCAAGGTCCACGGCGGCGCCGACGTGCCGTACCTCGACCGCTTCCTGGAGCCCGAGCGGACCGGCGGACGCGTGCTCTGCGACGCCCTCCAGTCCGAGCACGGGGCCTGGTTCTTCCGCAAGAGCAACCGGAACATGATCGTCGAGGTGTTCGACGACATCGCCCCGCACGACGACTTCCGCTGGCTCACCCTCGGGCAGATCGGCGAACTCCTGCGGCGCGAGAACCTCGTGAACATGGACGCCCGTTCCGTGCTGGCCGGCGCCCCCGTCACCCACCCCGAGGACCTGGCCGACCGCGGCGCCGTCCGGTCGGACACGCACCTGCTGTCCTGGTTCGCCGCCGAGCGCTCCGCGTATGTGCTGGCCGAGCGCGTCCCGCTCGACGGCCTGGACGGCTGGCGCCGCGGCCCCTGGCACCTGGAGCGCCATGACGGGCGGTTCTTCCGGGTGATGGCCGTGGCCGTCGAGGCCGGCAGCCGTGAGGTCACCGGCTGGACGCAGCCGCTCATCGAGCCGGTCGGCCGGGGTGTCGCCGCCTTCGTCGTCCGCCGCTTCCACGGCGTCCCGCACGTCCTCGTGCAGGCGCGCGCCGAGGCCGGGCTGTGCCACGGGGTGGAACTCGCCCCGACGGTGCAGTGCGTGCCGGAGAACCACGCGCAGCTCTCCGTCGCCGACCGGCCGCCCTTCCTCGACGTGGTGCTGGGCGCGACACCGGACCGGATCGCCTACGAGGCCGTGCTCTCCGAGGAGGGCGGCCGCTTCCTCGACGCGGAGAGCCGGTACCTGATCGTCGAGGCGCCCGCCGACGACGACCGCCGGCCGGTCCCGGACGTACCGCCGCCCGGCTACCAGTGGGCCACCCCCGCCCAGCTCGGCTCGCTCGCCCGGCACGGCTACTACCTCAACGTCCAGGCCCGCACGCTGCTCTCGGTCATCGGCAGCGGTGCGGCGGGCCCGGCCCTGAACCCCCGAAGTCCGTACGGAGGAACCTCATGA
- a CDS encoding M50 family metallopeptidase, with the protein MDSTASASLASLWDEVTGTQPDPDLWVVTATLVAALVVVVPHGLWRVSRNAITIAHEGGHGLIALLTGRTLTGIRLHSDTSGLTVSRGKPHGLGMILTAAAGYTAPPLLGLGGAALLASGRITLLLWVSTALLIAMLVMIRNAYGALTVFVTGGTFVLVSWLTGPQVQAAFAYAVVWFLLLGGVRPAFELQAKRARGSAGDSDADQLSRLTHVPAGLWLFLFHAVSLCSLIGGGRWILDV; encoded by the coding sequence ATGGACAGCACCGCATCCGCCTCGCTCGCCTCCCTCTGGGACGAGGTCACCGGCACCCAGCCCGACCCCGATCTGTGGGTCGTGACCGCCACCCTGGTCGCCGCGCTCGTCGTGGTCGTCCCGCACGGCCTGTGGCGCGTGTCGCGCAACGCCATCACCATCGCCCACGAGGGTGGCCACGGCCTGATCGCGCTGCTGACCGGCCGGACCCTGACCGGCATACGCCTGCACTCCGACACCAGCGGCCTCACCGTCAGCCGGGGCAAGCCGCACGGCCTCGGCATGATCCTCACCGCGGCCGCGGGCTACACGGCGCCGCCGCTGCTGGGGCTGGGCGGCGCGGCACTGCTGGCGTCCGGCCGCATCACCCTGCTGCTGTGGGTGTCGACGGCACTGCTGATCGCGATGCTGGTGATGATCCGCAACGCGTACGGGGCGCTGACGGTGTTCGTCACGGGCGGCACGTTCGTGCTGGTGTCCTGGCTGACGGGTCCCCAGGTACAGGCGGCGTTCGCGTACGCGGTGGTGTGGTTCCTGCTGCTGGGGGGCGTACGCCCCGCGTTCGAACTCCAGGCCAAGCGGGCGCGCGGGAGCGCCGGGGACTCGGACGCGGACCAGCTGTCGCGACTGACCCACGTACCGGCGGGTTTGTGGCTGTTCCTGTTCCACGCGGTGTCGTTGTGCTCGCTGATAGGCGGGGGGCGCTGGATACTGGATGTGTGA
- a CDS encoding flavin reductase family protein, which translates to MGRFPTGVALLTCGSGDDTAAMTLNSLTSVSLDPLLVLVSIRSAGRLLPVISDAGGFAVNVLGEAQLDLAREFSRPGRPEGRAAMRRLGAVRGVSGHAVLRAAEASLECVVHTAHEAGDHVLFLGRVVALTCGPRASAPLVFHQGRFDRLPAARPKTPAGTKTDRESVKEGRAA; encoded by the coding sequence ATGGGCCGCTTCCCCACCGGGGTCGCCCTGCTCACCTGCGGCAGCGGCGACGACACGGCGGCCATGACCCTCAACAGCCTGACCTCCGTCTCCCTCGACCCGCTGCTGGTGCTGGTCTCGATCCGCTCCGCGGGACGGCTGCTCCCGGTGATCTCCGACGCCGGCGGTTTCGCCGTGAACGTGCTGGGCGAGGCACAGCTCGATCTGGCACGGGAGTTCAGCCGGCCCGGGCGCCCCGAGGGCCGGGCCGCGATGCGGCGGCTGGGCGCGGTCCGGGGCGTGAGCGGCCACGCGGTGCTCCGGGCGGCCGAGGCATCGCTGGAGTGCGTGGTGCACACCGCGCACGAGGCGGGCGACCACGTGCTGTTCCTCGGCCGGGTCGTGGCACTGACCTGCGGACCGCGGGCGTCCGCCCCGCTCGTCTTCCACCAGGGCCGCTTCGACCGGCTGCCCGCCGCCCGGCCGAAGACCCCGGCCGGCACGAAAACCGACCGTGAGAGCGTGAAAGAAGGAAGGGCCGCATGA
- a CDS encoding SDR family NAD(P)-dependent oxidoreductase — protein sequence MTTDQLTEQGTDQERATGHVAFVTGATSGIGLAVTELLARRGVAVFGVARGEESVRALVKRLRGEGLRIAGTVCDVTSVEQIGAAVRAAVATYGRIDILVNNAGRGGGGVTAEIADGLWDDVIETNLNATFRVTREVLSTGLMRDGDWGRIVNIASTGGKQGVELAAPYSASKHGVIGFTKAVGKELAQTGITVNAVCPGYVETPMAQRVRQGYAGHFGVSEQEIQEKFNAKIPLGRYSTPQEVAGLVGYLVSDTAASITAQAMNVCGGLGNY from the coding sequence ATGACCACGGACCAGCTGACCGAGCAGGGTACGGACCAGGAACGCGCGACCGGTCACGTCGCGTTCGTCACCGGCGCGACCAGCGGGATCGGCCTCGCCGTGACCGAGCTGCTGGCCCGCCGCGGCGTGGCCGTCTTCGGGGTCGCCCGCGGCGAGGAGAGCGTGCGCGCCCTCGTCAAGCGGCTGCGCGGCGAGGGGCTTCGGATCGCCGGCACGGTGTGCGACGTGACCTCCGTCGAGCAGATCGGCGCGGCCGTCCGGGCGGCCGTGGCCACGTACGGCCGGATCGACATCCTGGTCAACAACGCGGGCCGGGGCGGCGGCGGGGTCACCGCCGAGATCGCCGACGGGCTGTGGGACGACGTGATCGAGACCAACCTGAACGCCACCTTCCGGGTCACCCGGGAGGTCCTGTCCACCGGGTTGATGCGGGACGGCGACTGGGGCCGGATCGTCAACATCGCCTCGACGGGCGGCAAGCAGGGCGTGGAGCTGGCCGCCCCGTACTCGGCGTCGAAGCACGGCGTCATCGGCTTCACCAAGGCGGTCGGCAAGGAGCTGGCGCAGACCGGCATCACGGTCAACGCCGTCTGCCCGGGCTATGTCGAGACCCCGATGGCCCAGCGGGTGCGCCAGGGCTATGCCGGCCACTTCGGCGTCAGCGAGCAGGAGATCCAGGAGAAGTTCAACGCGAAGATCCCGCTCGGCCGCTACTCCACCCCTCAGGAGGTCGCCGGCCTGGTCGGCTACCTGGTGTCCGACACGGCCGCCTCGATCACCGCGCAGGCGATGAACGTCTGCGGCGGCCTCGGCAACTACTGA
- a CDS encoding acyl-CoA dehydrogenase family protein — translation MPADQQPDTGTADAAEAVRALAARCAADADTTRKLSREVADAVRGAGFARHFVGREHGGAEGSFAELTRAVVTVARGCASTAWYASLAAYSGRIASHLPREGREAVWADSPDTVIATGLMPAGRAVKVDGGWRLSGRWGYVSGIDLADWVLVCAVVPGAEGPPAMRFFALPWGTWTVENTWDSVGMRATGSHTVTVEDALVAEHFSFDRQELLTGRNSSSDRPVHNMPLQAVAGLPFVAPVVGAALGALDAAAATVTGRRRTPAGEVKLVRAAGRIDAARLLVEQNADTADSHRLDRGLLARAERNATTAAELLRDSAGQLVALAGTGGLGETHALQRHWRDITSATSHVALQYETSAAKSHANALLGPAEE, via the coding sequence ATGCCCGCCGACCAGCAGCCGGACACCGGGACGGCGGACGCCGCCGAGGCCGTACGCGCCCTCGCCGCCCGGTGCGCCGCCGACGCCGACACCACCCGCAAGCTCTCCCGCGAGGTCGCGGACGCCGTCCGCGGCGCCGGGTTCGCCCGCCACTTCGTCGGCCGTGAACACGGCGGCGCCGAGGGCTCGTTCGCCGAGCTGACCCGGGCCGTGGTCACCGTGGCCCGGGGCTGCGCGTCGACCGCCTGGTACGCCTCGCTCGCCGCCTACTCCGGCCGCATCGCCTCTCACCTCCCGCGGGAGGGCCGTGAGGCCGTGTGGGCCGACAGCCCGGACACCGTGATCGCCACCGGCCTGATGCCCGCCGGGCGGGCCGTGAAGGTCGACGGCGGCTGGCGGCTCAGCGGCCGCTGGGGATACGTCAGCGGCATCGACCTCGCCGACTGGGTCCTCGTCTGCGCCGTCGTCCCGGGTGCCGAAGGGCCGCCCGCCATGCGGTTCTTCGCCCTCCCGTGGGGCACCTGGACCGTGGAGAACACCTGGGACAGCGTCGGCATGCGGGCGACCGGCAGCCACACCGTGACCGTCGAGGACGCCCTCGTGGCCGAGCACTTCTCGTTCGACCGGCAGGAACTCCTCACCGGCCGCAACAGCTCCTCCGACCGGCCCGTGCACAACATGCCGCTCCAGGCCGTCGCCGGGCTGCCGTTCGTGGCCCCGGTCGTCGGTGCCGCGCTCGGCGCCCTGGACGCGGCCGCCGCGACCGTCACCGGGCGCCGCCGGACCCCGGCGGGCGAGGTGAAGCTCGTGCGCGCGGCGGGCCGGATCGACGCGGCCCGCCTCCTGGTGGAGCAGAACGCCGACACCGCAGACTCGCACCGGCTCGACCGCGGCCTGCTGGCCCGCGCCGAACGCAACGCCACCACGGCCGCCGAACTCCTGCGCGACTCCGCCGGGCAGCTCGTCGCCCTCGCGGGCACCGGGGGCCTCGGCGAGACCCACGCGCTCCAGCGCCACTGGCGCGACATCACGTCGGCCACCAGCCATGTCGCGCTGCAGTACGAGACCTCCGCGGCCAAGAGCCACGCGAACGCCCTCCTCGGCCCCGCGGAGGAGTGA
- the aroA gene encoding 3-phosphoshikimate 1-carboxyvinyltransferase — protein MAPNDAHTALWPAPHASGAVDATVHVPGSKSVTNRALVLAALASEPGWLRRPLRSRDTLLMAGALRAMGIEIEEGVGPDGTGEAWRVLPAGLRGPATVDVGNAGTVMRFLPPVAALADGPVRFDGDPRSYERPLHGVIDALRALGARIDDDGRGALPLTVHGGGALEGGPVEVDASSSSQFVSALLLSGPRFNQGVEVRHIGSSLPSMPHIRMTVDMLRVVGAQVDTPESGGEPNVWRVTPGALLGRDLTIEPDLSNAQPFLAAALVTGGKVLIPDWPARTTQPGDRLREIFTEMGGSCELTEYGLVFTGSGSVHGIDVDLSEVGELTPGIAAVAALADSPSTLRGVAHLRLHETDRLAALTKEINELGGDVTETADGLHIRPRRLHGGVFHTYEDHRMATAGAIIGLAVEGVRIENVATTAKTLPDFPELWTGMLGA, from the coding sequence ATGGCCCCGAACGACGCACACACCGCCCTCTGGCCCGCCCCGCACGCGAGCGGAGCCGTCGACGCGACGGTCCACGTGCCCGGGTCCAAGTCGGTCACCAACCGCGCCCTCGTCCTCGCCGCCCTGGCGAGCGAGCCCGGCTGGCTGCGCCGCCCGCTGCGCTCCCGCGACACCCTGCTGATGGCCGGTGCCCTGCGCGCGATGGGCATCGAGATCGAGGAGGGCGTCGGCCCCGACGGCACCGGCGAGGCCTGGCGCGTCCTGCCGGCGGGCCTGCGCGGCCCGGCCACGGTCGACGTCGGCAACGCCGGCACGGTGATGCGCTTCCTGCCACCGGTCGCCGCCCTCGCCGACGGTCCCGTCCGCTTCGACGGCGACCCGAGGTCGTACGAGCGCCCCCTGCACGGCGTGATCGACGCCCTGCGCGCCCTGGGTGCCCGGATCGACGACGACGGTCGCGGCGCGCTGCCGCTGACGGTGCACGGCGGGGGTGCGCTGGAGGGCGGCCCGGTGGAGGTCGACGCCTCGTCGTCGTCCCAGTTCGTGTCGGCGCTGCTGCTCTCCGGCCCGCGTTTCAACCAGGGCGTCGAGGTCCGCCACATCGGCTCGTCGCTCCCCTCCATGCCGCACATCCGGATGACCGTCGACATGCTGCGCGTCGTCGGCGCCCAGGTGGACACCCCGGAGTCGGGCGGCGAGCCGAACGTCTGGCGGGTCACGCCGGGCGCCCTGCTCGGCCGTGACCTGACCATCGAGCCGGACCTGTCCAACGCCCAGCCGTTCCTGGCGGCGGCGCTGGTGACCGGCGGCAAGGTGCTCATCCCGGACTGGCCGGCCCGTACCACCCAGCCCGGTGACCGGCTGCGGGAGATCTTCACCGAGATGGGCGGTTCCTGCGAACTGACCGAGTACGGGCTCGTGTTCACGGGTTCGGGCTCGGTCCACGGCATCGACGTGGACCTGAGCGAGGTCGGCGAACTCACCCCGGGCATCGCGGCGGTCGCGGCCCTCGCCGACTCCCCCTCGACGCTGCGCGGCGTCGCGCACCTGCGGCTGCACGAGACCGACCGCCTGGCCGCGCTGACCAAGGAGATCAACGAACTCGGCGGCGACGTCACCGAGACCGCCGACGGTCTGCACATCCGCCCGCGCCGGCTGCACGGTGGGGTCTTCCACACCTACGAGGACCACCGCATGGCCACCGCCGGCGCGATCATCGGCCTCGCGGTCGAGGGCGTACGGATCGAGAACGTGGCGACGACGGCGAAGACCCTGCCGGACTTCCCCGAACTGTGGACCGGGATGCTCGGGGCGTAG
- a CDS encoding MBL fold metallo-hydrolase, protein MNTDTDTDTDTTPIAPGASAAADPPSLSRVADGVYAFVQPDGGWCLNNAGLVAGRGRSVLVDTAATESRTRRLRAEVERIVPGGPDFVVNTHFHGDHTFGNGQFAPRSVIVAHEGTRSDTAEAGLGLRQLWPDVDWGETPLTLPTLTFRDTLTLHAEDLRVELLQVGPAHTADDVVAWVPERSVLFAGDVVWSGVTPYVLMGSISGSFRALERLRSLRPDVVVPGHGPVGGVELIDSTEAYLRLIQRLAEDGRRDGLTPLQAADRADLGAFAGLTDPERLVGNLRRAYAELDGLPPGARIDVAASFREMVAFHGGLPACHA, encoded by the coding sequence ATGAACACGGACACGGACACGGACACCGACACGACCCCGATCGCGCCGGGCGCCTCCGCGGCCGCCGATCCCCCGTCGCTGAGCCGGGTCGCGGACGGGGTGTACGCCTTCGTCCAGCCCGACGGCGGCTGGTGCCTGAACAACGCCGGTCTGGTCGCGGGCCGGGGCCGCAGCGTCCTCGTCGACACGGCGGCCACCGAGTCCCGCACCCGGCGGCTGCGCGCGGAGGTGGAGCGGATCGTGCCGGGTGGCCCGGACTTCGTCGTCAACACCCACTTCCACGGCGACCACACCTTCGGCAACGGCCAGTTCGCCCCGCGCTCGGTGATCGTCGCCCACGAGGGCACCCGGTCCGACACCGCGGAGGCGGGCCTCGGCCTGCGGCAGCTCTGGCCGGACGTCGACTGGGGCGAGACCCCGCTGACGCTGCCGACCCTGACGTTCCGCGACACGCTGACGCTGCACGCCGAGGACCTGCGGGTGGAACTGCTGCAGGTGGGCCCCGCGCACACGGCGGACGACGTGGTGGCCTGGGTGCCGGAGCGCTCGGTCCTGTTCGCCGGCGACGTGGTGTGGTCGGGCGTCACCCCGTACGTCCTCATGGGGTCGATCTCGGGATCGTTCCGGGCACTCGAACGGCTGCGGTCCCTGCGGCCCGACGTCGTGGTGCCCGGACACGGTCCGGTCGGCGGAGTCGAGCTGATCGACTCCACGGAGGCGTATCTGCGCCTGATCCAGCGGCTGGCCGAGGACGGCAGGCGGGACGGGCTCACCCCGCTGCAGGCGGCGGACCGCGCCGACCTCGGCGCCTTCGCCGGACTGACCGACCCCGAGCGCCTGGTCGGCAACCTGCGTCGGGCGTACGCGGAACTGGACGGGCTGCCGCCCGGGGCCAGGATCGACGTCGCCGCCTCCTTCAGGGAGATGGTCGCCTTCCACGGCGGGCTCCCCGCCTGCCACGCCTGA